One segment of Mycolicibacterium baixiangningiae DNA contains the following:
- a CDS encoding alpha/beta fold hydrolase, whose protein sequence is MSDNIIGRLGHAGWLAGAAGLVAVGSLAGVTVARSLTRRVTDEDLYETEDFELLDADRSSVVTTTDGVPLAVREVGPANAPLTVVFAHGFCLRMGAFHFQRARLSEQWGEQVRMVFYDQRGHGQSGAASPDTYTVTQLGQDLEAVLAVVAPRGPVVLVGHSMGGMTVLSHARQFPDRYPTRVVGAAIISSAAEGVYRSPLGEILKNPALEAVRFAARYAPRTVHRTRGLARAVIGPILRAASYGDEKVSPSVVAFSERMMHDTPIVTVVEFLHALEVHDETAALPTLVKIPTLIACGDRDLLTPKESSQEMAAALPKSELVIVPGAGHLVQLEQPEEIDDALVRLVERATPSKLVALTRRLRDRTRSRG, encoded by the coding sequence TTGAGCGACAACATTATCGGACGCCTTGGCCATGCCGGCTGGTTGGCCGGCGCGGCGGGGCTGGTGGCGGTCGGCTCCCTGGCGGGAGTGACGGTCGCCCGTTCCCTGACTCGCCGAGTAACCGACGAGGATCTTTACGAGACCGAGGATTTCGAGCTGCTCGACGCCGACCGCAGCTCCGTGGTCACCACCACCGACGGGGTGCCGCTGGCCGTCCGCGAGGTCGGCCCCGCCAACGCGCCGCTGACCGTCGTCTTCGCCCACGGTTTCTGTTTGCGCATGGGCGCCTTCCACTTCCAGCGTGCCCGCCTGTCCGAGCAGTGGGGCGAGCAGGTCCGGATGGTCTTCTACGACCAGCGTGGCCACGGCCAGTCCGGCGCGGCCTCACCGGACACCTACACCGTCACCCAGCTCGGCCAAGACCTCGAGGCGGTGCTGGCGGTGGTCGCCCCGCGCGGACCGGTGGTGCTGGTGGGCCATTCGATGGGCGGGATGACGGTGCTGTCGCACGCGCGGCAGTTCCCGGACCGCTATCCCACCCGCGTCGTCGGAGCCGCGATCATCTCCTCCGCCGCCGAGGGCGTGTACCGATCGCCCCTCGGGGAGATCCTGAAAAACCCGGCGTTGGAAGCGGTGCGCTTTGCGGCCCGCTATGCCCCTAGGACCGTGCACCGCACCCGCGGACTGGCCCGCGCGGTGATCGGCCCGATCCTGCGCGCCGCGTCCTACGGTGACGAGAAGGTCAGCCCGAGCGTTGTAGCGTTCTCCGAGAGGATGATGCACGACACGCCGATCGTCACCGTGGTCGAATTCCTGCATGCGCTCGAGGTGCACGACGAGACAGCGGCGCTGCCCACGCTGGTCAAGATCCCTACGCTGATCGCTTGCGGCGACCGTGATCTGCTCACCCCGAAGGAGTCCTCGCAGGAGATGGCCGCCGCGCTACCCAAGAGCGAACTCGTCATCGTCCCCGGCGCCGGCCATCTCGTGCAGCTCGAGCAGCCGGAGGAGATCGACGATGCGCTGGTGCGCCTGGTCGAGCGGGCCACCCCGTCCAAACTCGTCGCGTTGACACGGCGGCTGCGTGACCGGACGCGGTCCCGTGGTTGA
- the alr gene encoding alanine racemase yields MQTTETTTTPTAQAVIDLDAIAHNVGVLRERAGAAQVMPVLKADGYGHGATEVARTVLAAGVAELGVATVSEALALRRDGITAPVLAWLHAPGTDFAPALMADVQLAVSSVRQLGEVLDAVRRTGRTATLTVKVDTGLSRNGASPAEYPALLERLGRAQAEDAVRVKGIMSHLACGDEPDHPTNDRQAQRLTDMRRQAADAGVRFDMAHLCNSPAAMTRPDLAFDMVRPGIAVYGQTPIPRFGDMGLRPAMTLKCPVAQVRSLRSGDGVSYGHTWIAERDTTVALLPIGYADGVYRTLSGRLQVLINGRLRPGVGRICMDQFVVDLGPGPVDVTDGDEAVLFGPGTHGEPTAQDWAETLGTINYEIVTSPRGRVVRTYRQESR; encoded by the coding sequence ATGCAGACAACTGAGACGACCACGACCCCCACCGCGCAGGCGGTCATCGACCTCGACGCGATCGCGCACAACGTCGGCGTCCTGCGCGAACGCGCCGGCGCCGCACAGGTGATGCCGGTGCTCAAGGCGGACGGATACGGGCACGGTGCCACCGAGGTGGCGAGGACGGTGCTGGCCGCGGGTGTGGCAGAGCTGGGTGTGGCCACGGTCAGCGAGGCGCTTGCGCTGCGGCGCGATGGGATCACCGCCCCTGTGCTGGCCTGGCTGCACGCACCCGGTACCGATTTCGCCCCTGCCCTGATGGCCGACGTGCAGCTCGCCGTGTCGTCCGTGCGTCAGCTGGGTGAGGTGCTCGACGCTGTGCGCCGGACCGGACGCACCGCCACCCTGACCGTGAAGGTCGACACCGGGCTGAGCCGCAACGGTGCCAGCCCCGCCGAGTACCCAGCGCTGCTCGAACGGCTGGGCCGTGCCCAAGCCGAGGACGCGGTGCGGGTCAAGGGCATCATGAGCCACCTGGCATGCGGTGACGAACCCGATCATCCGACCAATGACCGGCAGGCGCAGCGGCTGACCGACATGCGGCGCCAGGCCGCCGATGCCGGCGTGCGGTTCGACATGGCGCACCTGTGCAATTCGCCCGCGGCGATGACCCGCCCCGACCTCGCCTTCGACATGGTCCGCCCCGGCATCGCCGTCTACGGGCAGACCCCGATCCCGAGGTTCGGCGATATGGGCCTGCGGCCGGCGATGACGCTGAAATGCCCAGTGGCGCAGGTTCGTTCACTGCGATCGGGTGATGGGGTGTCCTACGGTCACACCTGGATCGCCGAGCGGGACACTACGGTGGCACTGCTCCCGATCGGATACGCCGACGGCGTGTACCGCACCCTCAGTGGCCGCCTGCAGGTGTTGATCAACGGCCGGTTGCGTCCGGGCGTCGGGCGGATCTGCATGGACCAGTTCGTCGTCGACCTCGGACCGGGGCCCGTCGACGTCACCGACGGCGACGAAGCCGTCCTCTTCGGCCCGGGCACCCACGGCGAGCCGACCGCCCAGGACTGGGCCGAGACGCTAGGCACGATCAACTACGAGATCGTCACCAGTCCGCGCGGTCGGGTGGTCCGCACGTACCGGCAGGAAAGCCGTTGA
- a CDS encoding NAD(P)H-hydrate dehydratase, which yields MRHYYSAEAIRDAEAPLLQTLPDGALMRRAAFGLATVIARELVSRTGGVAGRQVCAVVGSGDNGGDALWAATFLRRRGAAATAVLLNPDRAHPKALSAFRASGGRVVKSVSATADLVIDGVVGISGSGPLRPAAAEVFTAVDEAGIPVVAVDIPSGIDVQTGAAEGPHVHAALTVTFGGLKPAHALGECGRVELVDIGLDLPPSGLLGIEAGDVRARWPRPGPKDDKYTQGVTGVMAGSSTYPGAAILCTGAAVAATSGMVRYVGSAAAEVVSHWPEVVAAPTAAAAGRVQSWVVGPGLGTDEAGAAALCFALDTDLPVIVDADGLTLLAAHPGLVADRSAPTVLTPHAGEFARLAGSSPGEDRVRSARRLAEQFGATVLLKGNVTVVAEPDGRAFLNPAGGAWAATAGSGDVLSGMIGALLAAGLPAGEAAAMAAFVHAHAANASAADPGPRSAPTSASRILAHIRTALGSI from the coding sequence ATGCGGCACTACTACAGCGCGGAGGCGATCCGCGACGCGGAAGCACCGTTGCTGCAGACCCTGCCCGATGGTGCCCTCATGCGCCGCGCCGCCTTCGGTCTGGCCACCGTGATCGCGCGCGAACTCGTGTCTCGCACGGGTGGTGTGGCCGGCAGGCAGGTCTGCGCGGTGGTGGGCTCGGGGGACAACGGAGGGGACGCGCTGTGGGCCGCGACCTTCCTGCGCAGGCGTGGGGCGGCGGCCACCGCGGTGTTGCTCAACCCGGACCGCGCGCACCCGAAGGCGCTCAGCGCGTTCCGCGCTTCGGGCGGGCGGGTAGTCAAAAGTGTTTCTGCGACAGCTGATCTCGTGATCGACGGTGTGGTCGGTATCTCCGGTTCCGGCCCGCTTCGGCCGGCCGCGGCTGAGGTGTTCACCGCCGTCGACGAGGCCGGGATTCCGGTGGTGGCCGTCGACATCCCCAGCGGCATCGACGTGCAGACCGGCGCCGCGGAGGGGCCTCATGTGCACGCCGCGCTGACCGTGACGTTCGGCGGGCTCAAACCCGCGCATGCGCTGGGGGAGTGCGGCCGCGTCGAACTCGTCGACATCGGTCTCGACCTGCCGCCGTCCGGCCTGCTCGGGATCGAGGCGGGCGACGTGCGGGCCCGGTGGCCGCGGCCCGGGCCGAAGGACGACAAGTACACCCAGGGTGTGACCGGCGTGATGGCCGGTTCATCCACCTATCCCGGGGCGGCGATCCTGTGCACCGGAGCGGCCGTCGCCGCCACCAGCGGTATGGTCCGGTATGTCGGAAGCGCTGCGGCGGAGGTGGTTTCGCACTGGCCCGAGGTCGTCGCCGCCCCCACAGCCGCGGCGGCGGGACGGGTGCAGTCCTGGGTCGTGGGCCCCGGGCTCGGCACGGACGAGGCGGGCGCGGCGGCGCTGTGTTTCGCCCTGGACACCGACCTGCCGGTGATCGTCGACGCCGACGGGCTCACGTTGCTGGCCGCCCACCCCGGCCTGGTTGCCGATCGCAGTGCGCCGACTGTGCTCACCCCGCACGCGGGGGAGTTCGCCCGATTGGCCGGATCGTCGCCGGGAGAAGACCGGGTCCGTTCGGCCCGCAGGCTGGCGGAGCAGTTCGGCGCGACCGTGCTGTTGAAGGGCAATGTCACCGTCGTCGCCGAACCGGACGGCCGGGCGTTTCTGAACCCGGCGGGTGGGGCGTGGGCGGCCACGGCCGGTTCGGGTGACGTGCTGTCCGGGATGATCGGCGCCCTGCTGGCCGCGGGCCTGCCCGCCGGTGAGGCGGCGGCGATGGCGGCGTTCGTACACGCCCATGCGGCGAACGCGTCCGCGGCCGACCCCGGACCGCGATCGGCGCCGACGTCGGCGTCGCGCATCCTCGCTCACATCCGTACCGCACTCGGCAGTATCTGA
- the tsaE gene encoding tRNA (adenosine(37)-N6)-threonylcarbamoyltransferase complex ATPase subunit type 1 TsaE: protein MALGARLGGQLRAGDVVVLSGPLGAGKTVLAKGIAEAMDVDGPVTSPTFVLARVHRARRPGRPAMVHVDMYRLLDHPGADLLAELDSLDLDTDLDDAVVVVEWGEGVAERLSDNHLDIRLERAVDTEARTAIWQWSRQ from the coding sequence ATGGCGCTGGGCGCTCGGCTGGGCGGCCAGCTGCGCGCCGGTGACGTCGTCGTGCTCTCCGGACCGCTAGGAGCGGGAAAGACCGTGCTGGCCAAGGGAATCGCCGAAGCGATGGACGTCGACGGTCCGGTCACCTCGCCCACGTTCGTGTTGGCGCGGGTGCATCGCGCGCGCCGGCCGGGCCGGCCGGCGATGGTGCACGTCGACATGTACCGGCTGCTCGACCACCCCGGCGCCGACCTGCTCGCCGAACTCGACTCGCTCGATCTCGACACCGACCTCGACGATGCAGTGGTCGTCGTCGAATGGGGTGAGGGGGTCGCCGAGCGGCTTTCCGACAACCACCTCGACATCCGGCTGGAACGTGCGGTCGACACCGAGGCGCGTACCGCCATCTGGCAGTGGAGCCGACAGTGA
- a CDS encoding maleylpyruvate isomerase family mycothiol-dependent enzyme: MSTSEAQRSAELYQESRERIVGLLTALDEAGWDAAAPACPGWRVRDVVSHLVAVAEEWVDGRLAGVPTDEQTAAQVARFRGAGTTDVLAAWAAAAGELERQAQTRGLVAPVADIVSHEHDIRGALGRPGARDSAGVRHSSEQVLDILQPPVPLRVIVEDSEYRSGPASGDELRLRTSRFESLRWRTGRRSRAQLAAMDWSAEPGPVLDALYLFGPATDDVVE; encoded by the coding sequence GTGTCGACCAGTGAGGCGCAGCGCAGCGCCGAGCTGTACCAGGAATCCCGCGAGCGGATCGTCGGGTTGCTCACGGCGCTCGACGAGGCCGGCTGGGACGCCGCGGCGCCGGCATGTCCCGGTTGGAGGGTGCGCGATGTGGTGAGCCACCTCGTGGCGGTCGCCGAGGAGTGGGTCGACGGGCGGCTGGCCGGAGTGCCGACCGACGAGCAGACGGCCGCACAGGTCGCCCGATTCCGGGGTGCTGGTACCACCGACGTGCTCGCCGCCTGGGCCGCGGCGGCGGGGGAGCTGGAGCGGCAGGCGCAGACCCGTGGGCTGGTCGCCCCGGTAGCTGACATCGTCAGCCACGAGCATGACATCCGCGGTGCCCTCGGCCGGCCGGGAGCGCGTGACTCCGCGGGCGTCCGCCACTCCTCCGAGCAGGTGCTCGACATCCTGCAGCCACCCGTCCCGCTACGGGTGATCGTCGAGGACAGCGAGTACCGCAGTGGCCCCGCCTCCGGTGACGAACTGCGTTTGCGGACTTCGCGATTCGAATCCCTGCGGTGGCGGACGGGGCGGCGCAGCCGCGCGCAACTGGCGGCGATGGACTGGTCCGCCGAACCAGGGCCGGTCCTCGACGCGCTCTACCTGTTCGGTCCCGCCACCGACGACGTCGTCGAGTAA
- a CDS encoding HNH endonuclease signature motif containing protein, with translation MIESMFDGSLPEIADFSALSDAELILATGSWARVESAAAARRLAAMAEMFRRRTGLDAAVDRHNWFVDPEASAISEVAAAQNITESLAMFQTHRAVMLNDRLPKVAALFAQGLINDLLVRAVVTRTALITDPDLRAAVDTDLAAHILHWGPKSANKTREAIDAIVETHDPGALRRTRNAEQDRDVEFGFMGDEAGYMTLWARMYAPDGAAFEQRVTDMAHSVCPDDPRPMKERRNDALAAIAIGTSLRCECANPDCPAADQERPTKDVIIHVITTNDTLTDAQNGEAEAEVPVGPAVDPAEDEPDSTPPDADPGNTTDAECRPVETEPLADAPVQDDSADAAGEASPATSHAPAFVFGASVLSPLVLPAFLNRAKIRQLTHPGDAPPEPRHRPSTALDDFVRCRDLTCRFPGCDVSAYRCDVDHTVPYPAGPTCASNLKCLCRKHHLLKTFWAGIGGWHDEQLPDGTVIWTSPSGQTYTTQPGSALLFPTLCIPTAPAPATTATKRTANSGLKMPRRSRSRAKDRAYRIEIERRLNDDLVAERNEPPPF, from the coding sequence ATGATCGAAAGCATGTTCGATGGCTCGTTGCCCGAGATCGCCGACTTCTCCGCGTTGAGTGACGCGGAGCTGATCCTGGCGACCGGGAGCTGGGCGCGCGTGGAATCCGCCGCCGCCGCCCGCAGACTCGCCGCCATGGCCGAAATGTTCCGCCGCCGCACCGGCCTGGACGCCGCCGTCGACCGGCACAACTGGTTCGTCGACCCCGAAGCCTCCGCGATCAGCGAAGTCGCCGCAGCCCAGAACATCACCGAATCACTGGCCATGTTCCAAACCCACCGCGCCGTCATGCTCAACGACCGCCTCCCCAAAGTCGCCGCCCTGTTCGCCCAAGGGCTGATCAACGACCTGCTCGTCCGCGCGGTCGTGACCCGCACGGCCCTGATCACCGACCCCGACCTCAGAGCCGCCGTCGACACCGACCTGGCCGCCCACATCCTGCACTGGGGTCCCAAATCGGCGAACAAAACCCGCGAAGCCATCGACGCCATCGTCGAAACCCACGACCCGGGGGCGTTGCGCCGCACCCGCAACGCCGAGCAGGATCGCGACGTCGAATTCGGCTTCATGGGTGATGAAGCCGGCTACATGACCCTCTGGGCGCGCATGTACGCCCCCGACGGCGCCGCCTTCGAACAACGCGTCACCGACATGGCCCACTCGGTGTGCCCCGATGACCCCCGCCCGATGAAGGAACGCCGCAACGACGCCCTGGCCGCTATCGCCATCGGCACCAGCCTGCGCTGCGAATGCGCCAACCCCGACTGCCCCGCCGCCGACCAGGAGCGACCCACCAAAGACGTCATCATCCACGTCATCACCACTAACGACACCCTCACTGACGCGCAGAACGGCGAGGCGGAGGCCGAAGTCCCAGTGGGACCGGCCGTTGATCCTGCCGAGGACGAGCCCGATAGCACCCCGCCGGACGCCGACCCAGGCAATACGACCGACGCTGAGTGCAGGCCGGTGGAGACCGAACCGCTCGCCGATGCCCCGGTGCAGGACGACTCCGCCGACGCGGCCGGCGAGGCTTCTCCGGCGACCTCCCACGCACCGGCATTCGTGTTCGGCGCCAGCGTCCTCAGCCCGCTGGTGCTGCCCGCCTTCCTCAACCGCGCGAAGATCCGCCAACTCACCCACCCCGGCGACGCTCCGCCCGAACCCCGCCACCGTCCCTCGACAGCGCTGGACGACTTCGTGCGCTGCCGTGACCTGACCTGCCGCTTCCCCGGGTGCGACGTATCGGCCTACCGCTGCGACGTCGACCACACCGTGCCCTACCCAGCCGGCCCGACATGCGCATCGAACCTCAAATGCCTCTGCCGAAAACATCACTTGCTCAAGACTTTTTGGGCCGGCATCGGCGGCTGGCATGACGAGCAATTGCCCGACGGCACCGTCATCTGGACCTCCCCGAGCGGCCAGACCTACACCACCCAACCCGGCAGCGCCCTGCTCTTCCCCACCCTGTGCATCCCCACCGCACCAGCCCCGGCAACGACCGCCACAAAGCGCACCGCCAACAGCGGCCTCAAGATGCCCAGACGCAGCCGCAGCCGCGCGAAAGACCGCGCCTACCGCATCGAAATCGAACGCCGCCTCAACGACGACCTCGTCGCCGAACGCAACGAGCCTCCTCCGTTCTAG
- a CDS encoding SRPBCC family protein, with translation MTEATTVRVQRVMPAPPDEVFDEWLDPQSLTEWMCPHPTRVVDVDIEPQVGGRVRFDVDDVGVRVLITGQFLEIDRPRLLRFTWSNSDWPDPTAESIVEVTFTPVEDDQTLMSIEHTLLPPTEFENFHSGWTLTVDQLADMFTR, from the coding sequence ATGACCGAGGCGACAACCGTCCGGGTGCAGCGTGTGATGCCCGCGCCGCCCGACGAGGTATTCGACGAATGGCTCGACCCGCAATCGCTGACGGAGTGGATGTGCCCGCATCCGACACGGGTCGTCGACGTCGACATCGAACCCCAAGTCGGCGGGCGCGTGCGCTTCGACGTCGACGACGTGGGCGTCCGGGTGCTGATCACCGGACAGTTCCTCGAGATCGACCGTCCTCGCCTGCTGCGCTTCACATGGAGCAATTCGGATTGGCCCGATCCGACGGCGGAGAGCATCGTCGAGGTCACCTTCACGCCGGTCGAGGACGACCAGACGCTCATGTCGATCGAGCACACCCTGCTTCCGCCAACGGAATTCGAGAACTTCCACAGCGGCTGGACACTCACCGTCGATCAACTCGCCGACATGTTCACCCGCTAG
- a CDS encoding ArsR/SmtB family transcription factor, which produces MIEDQVLDRAYAALADPTRRRLLETLRDGDARITDLAAPLPMSFAGVSRHVGVLESAGLVSREVRGREHWLSLRPDGLAMAARWMDEQTEFWSTRADALAARLRQKRSGR; this is translated from the coding sequence ATGATTGAAGATCAGGTGCTGGATCGGGCGTACGCCGCGCTCGCCGATCCCACGCGCCGCAGGTTGCTGGAGACGTTGCGCGACGGAGACGCGCGGATCACCGACCTCGCGGCGCCGCTCCCCATGAGCTTCGCCGGCGTATCCCGTCACGTCGGCGTGCTCGAATCAGCGGGGCTGGTCTCCCGTGAGGTGCGGGGACGCGAACACTGGCTGTCACTGCGGCCGGACGGTCTGGCCATGGCCGCGCGGTGGATGGATGAGCAGACGGAGTTCTGGTCGACCCGGGCCGACGCGTTGGCGGCGAGGCTGCGCCAGAAGCGGAGCGGGCGATGA
- a CDS encoding DUF899 domain-containing protein has protein sequence MQTPPIVSAREWEDAHRQMLVKEKEMTRARDALAAMRRRMPWTAVEEPYAFEGPDGPATLLDLFDGRRQLIVYRAFVEPGVHGWPDHGCVGCSLMADHIGNLAHLNARDTALVYASRASQADLARVTTRMGWDIPWYTITDSFDADFGCDQWHGTNAFIRDGDRVFRTYFINDRGDETFVNTWAFLDMTALGRQETWEDSPEGYPQEPPYEWWRWHDEYGARAESGCCVDQ, from the coding sequence ATGCAGACACCACCGATCGTGTCCGCGCGCGAATGGGAGGACGCGCACCGGCAGATGCTCGTCAAGGAGAAGGAGATGACCCGCGCACGGGACGCGCTGGCCGCGATGCGCAGGCGGATGCCGTGGACGGCGGTGGAGGAGCCGTATGCGTTCGAGGGACCCGACGGGCCTGCGACCCTGCTGGATCTGTTCGACGGTCGCAGGCAGCTGATCGTCTACCGCGCCTTCGTCGAACCAGGTGTGCACGGGTGGCCCGACCACGGGTGTGTGGGGTGTTCGTTGATGGCTGACCACATCGGAAACCTCGCTCACCTCAACGCGCGCGACACCGCGCTCGTCTACGCCTCACGTGCGTCCCAGGCCGACCTGGCGCGGGTGACGACGCGGATGGGCTGGGACATCCCCTGGTACACGATCACCGACTCGTTCGACGCCGACTTCGGGTGCGACCAGTGGCATGGCACCAACGCCTTCATCCGCGACGGGGACCGGGTCTTCCGCACCTACTTCATCAACGACCGCGGTGACGAGACGTTCGTCAACACCTGGGCGTTCCTCGATATGACCGCGCTCGGCCGGCAGGAGACATGGGAGGACTCGCCGGAGGGTTATCCGCAGGAGCCGCCGTACGAATGGTGGCGCTGGCACGACGAATACGGTGCGCGTGCGGAAAGTGGCTGCTGTGTCGACCAGTGA
- a CDS encoding glutamate decarboxylase, whose amino-acid sequence MSRTHSHVSQISPAYTGRMAMAPVPSLRLPDEAMDPQAAYRFIHDELMLDGSSRLNLATFVTTWMDPEAEKLMAETFDKNMIDKDEYPATAAIEQRCVCMVADLFHAEDLRDDDPHSAIGVSTIGSSEAVMLAGLALKWRWRQRLGGDAWKGRTPNLVMGSNVQVVWEKFCRYFDVEPRYLPMEEGRYVITPEQVLDQVDEDTIGVVAILGTTYTGELEPIAEICAALDKLAADGGVDVPVHVDAASGGFVVPFIHPDLVWDFRLPRVASINVSGHKYGLTYPGIGFVVWRNAEQLPEELVFRVNYLGGDMPTFTLNFSRPGNQVVGQYYNFLRLGRGGYAQVMQSLSQTARWLGDELRGGEHFELISDGWAIPVVSFRLKGDPGYTEFDVSQTLRSYGWQVPAYTMPEGAEDVTVLRVVVREGFSADLARSLRDDMVTVLKHLDELKPGGHFNEVQPFAH is encoded by the coding sequence ATGTCGCGTACACACAGTCACGTCTCACAGATCTCGCCCGCCTACACCGGCCGGATGGCGATGGCGCCGGTGCCGTCGCTGCGACTGCCCGATGAGGCGATGGATCCCCAGGCGGCCTATCGGTTCATTCATGACGAGTTGATGCTCGACGGCAGTTCGCGGCTCAACCTCGCGACGTTCGTCACCACGTGGATGGACCCCGAGGCCGAGAAGCTGATGGCCGAGACGTTCGACAAGAACATGATCGACAAGGACGAGTATCCGGCGACGGCGGCCATCGAGCAGCGCTGTGTGTGCATGGTGGCCGATCTCTTCCACGCCGAGGATCTGCGCGACGACGACCCTCACAGCGCGATCGGTGTGTCGACGATCGGATCGAGTGAGGCCGTCATGCTGGCCGGGCTGGCGCTGAAGTGGCGGTGGCGCCAACGCCTGGGCGGCGATGCGTGGAAGGGCCGCACGCCGAACTTGGTGATGGGCTCCAACGTGCAGGTGGTGTGGGAGAAGTTCTGCCGGTACTTCGACGTCGAGCCGCGCTACCTGCCCATGGAGGAGGGGCGCTATGTCATCACTCCGGAGCAGGTGCTCGACCAGGTCGACGAGGACACGATCGGGGTGGTGGCGATCCTGGGCACCACCTACACCGGTGAACTGGAGCCGATCGCGGAGATCTGCGCCGCGCTCGACAAACTGGCCGCCGACGGCGGAGTGGATGTGCCCGTGCACGTCGACGCGGCCAGCGGTGGTTTCGTGGTGCCGTTCATCCACCCGGATCTGGTGTGGGACTTCCGGTTGCCGCGCGTGGCGTCGATCAACGTCAGTGGCCACAAGTACGGGTTGACCTACCCGGGAATCGGTTTCGTGGTGTGGCGTAACGCCGAGCAACTGCCCGAGGAGTTGGTGTTCCGGGTCAACTACCTCGGCGGTGACATGCCTACGTTCACGCTGAACTTCTCCCGGCCGGGCAATCAGGTGGTCGGCCAGTACTACAACTTCCTGCGGCTGGGTCGCGGCGGCTACGCGCAGGTCATGCAGTCGCTGTCGCAGACCGCCCGGTGGCTGGGTGATGAGTTGCGTGGCGGCGAACACTTCGAGTTGATCAGCGATGGGTGGGCGATTCCGGTGGTCAGCTTCCGGCTCAAGGGCGATCCGGGTTACACCGAATTCGATGTGTCGCAGACGCTGCGCTCCTACGGCTGGCAGGTGCCGGCCTACACGATGCCCGAGGGCGCCGAAGACGTCACCGTGCTTCGCGTCGTGGTGCGCGAGGGCTTCTCTGCCGACCTGGCGCGCTCGCTGCGCGATGACATGGTCACCGTGCTCAAACACCTCGACGAACTCAAGCCCGGCGGCCACTTCAACGAGGTGCAGCCCTTCGCCCACTAG